A stretch of DNA from Candidatus Melainabacteria bacterium:
GCCCTGACCATTTGTGAAAAGACACTCTCGCCCGAACATCCTGATGTGCAAACTGCGGTTTTGAATCTGGCCATGCTTTATCAACGCAGCGGCAGATATGCCAAAGCAGAACCATTCTGGCGCAGACTGAAGACGCTCAAAGAGAAGACGCTGGCCAGTCCCAACGACATCAACGATTGCCTGTACAACCTGGCTATCGCAACATTCCAACAAGGTAAATACAAAGAATCAGAAGCGATGTGGCGCACATTGCTCGATGTGCGGGAGCAAGAATACGGACCAGATCATCCCGAAGTGGCAACTTGTTTGCACTATATCGCTGAAACACTGCGATTCGATGCCCGCTACGACCTGGCGGAACCACTCTACCAGCGAGCTTTGGCAATCAGACAGAAAGTGCTCGGGCCGAACCATCCAGACGTAGCACAATCACTTGAGGGCTACGGCACTCTGCTCTCGCTTACCTACCGCGAAGCGGAAGCGGAACATATGAAGTCCAGCGCTCGTTGGATCAAAGAGAAAGTCAGCCGCCCTTAAAGCTCGGTCAATACTGCTTCCGATTCAACGCTGCTGTTTGTTCAGTGCTGCTACCTGTTCAGTGCTGCTGTTTGTTCAGTGCTGCTGCCTTTTCAGTGCTGCTTTTCCATCTGAGCAATCTGTTCTTCTTCCTTACGAGCTTCCTCTTTCATCGAAAGCTTGACCAGAGTCTGCAACAATGATTTATGCGCTTCGAGCAAACCCGGGTACAGCTCAGAAGCCTTGCGATACGTCGCAGATGCTTCCTTCGTATTGCCTGACGCCAATTGAGCATCGCCCAGCAAAATCAGCGCGTTAGCGTAGTACGGGTTACGCTTGGAGGCTGTTAGAGCGGAATCGATAGCGCCCTTATAGTCGTTCTTCTTCATAAAAACGCGACCGATAGTTTCGTATGCTTCGTAATTCTTCGAAAAACTTTCCACCGCTTTGCGAGCCAGTTCATCAGCCTTGTCGATGTTTCCCTGCGCCAGCGCTATCTGGGCCAGTTCTTCCTGTGCGGCTGATTTTTGCTCAGCCGTGACTTTACTCGATGCCACCACACGCGATGCAATCGCTTCCGCCTTGCTGTAATCTTTGGACAACCGAGCCGCTTTGGCCAGACTCAAATTAAGATTCGGGTCGTCGGTTTCGGAATCACCGGCAATGGCAAGAGCGTTTTGAACTTTTTCCAGCTTGAGCAGAGTTGCCACTACAGCGTTCTTGTTGTCTGCCTTTTGCTTATCATTCAATGCACCATACGCGGATATAAGGGCGTCTGCTGCGCTGGCGGTGCGGTCACGCAATGCCTTGGCCTCAGACAAGGCGAAATTGTCCATTGGTCCGTCAGAAGTATTCTTCGTCGTCGCATAAATCGCTTCAAAACTTACCACTGAGTCACTGTAGCGTCCTTCTGTCAACCACAGATCGGCAAGGGAGCGATTGATTTGAATACGAGTCGGCACCGCGTTTGGTGTATTCGCCTGCGTCAATTGCTGCAACGCCAGCGATGTGACAAGTGCCGTTTCCGCTTCGACATAATCATGGTTCAAGGCATAGCAGTAACCGAGCGCAACCAGGTCGGAGACAGAAGGATTGATGCTGAGCGCCTTCTTGAACTCCTCAGCCGCAGCAGAATAATCTCGCTGTTTAATACGCAGCGAGCCCACGGAGCGATGCGGTTCAGGATCGAGAGGATCGAGGTTGGAAGCAGCGACGAACTCCTTCACGGCTTCATCAAGGCGATCCATCAAAGCAAGAGTGTTCGCATAGCCAAGATGCAATTTTGCGTCCTTAGGATTTTGGGCAATTTCCTGCTTATACAAAGCTGCCAGATCTTCATAGCGTTTCTCGCTCATGAGCAGCGTGGCAAGCTTATCTCGAGTGTTCAAATTCTTGGGATCGATTTTGAACGCCTCTTGCAAATTTGCAATGGCAGGCGTCTTATTTCCAGCAAGCAAGTTCATGTTTGCCAGCTCAACTAACTCGAAAGCCTTATCTTTACCGAATTCAACAGCCTTAGTCTGATCGGCGATGGCACCGCTCAGATCACCCTGAAAACGTTTTATCGAAGCACGACTGCGATAAAAGCGCGGGTCGTTGGGGTCAATTGAAATGGCGCTCTGCAACTCGTCCAGAGCTTCCCGCAAACGCCACTGCTGAATAAAGATCTGAGCGATACGATAATAATTTGATGCTTCATTTGGATTAGCTTGAAGAGCCTTCTCGGCAACATCAAGCGCACCATCAAAGTTGTTATTGGAAAGGCGCAAATCAATGAGCGTTTCAGCCGCCTCTTTCAAATTAGGTTCGATTTCAAAAGCCCTGGCGAAAGCTTCATCAGCCTTTTTGTTGTCTTTGATAAAGCGCTGTTCCAAAAAGCCTATGGTGCGATAGCCCCAGGCAAAGTCAGGTGCCAGATCGACGCATTGCCTGGTGTAATCAATGGCATTCGATGCTTTACCCTGCTTACCGGAAACGGCTGCCAGAGCGAAAAACACAGTCGGATCGTTGGCATAAGTGTCAGGTATGTTCTGCAAAGTTTTGTCGGCCAGATCAAGCTTCTGCTGACACATTTCATTGTAGGCTTTGATCTCGACGGCGTGAATATTATCCGGTCTGGGGGCATCCGGATTGTCTGATATACCAGCCTTCTTGGCCAGTTCTTTGAGCGGATCGCATTTGCCTAAGAACATGTAAGCGAAAGCAAGCCACGATTCGGGCTTGCCAATCTCGGTACGTGCGGCAGCAATTGTCTCGAGTCGCTCGGCTGCCGCTTTCCATTCTCCACGGTTGATCAGACTCAACGTTTGCTGGTCAAGTCCGGTGCTGGATGGTGCAGACTTGGAGTGTTTTGCAGTCTTCTTTTTGTTGGACTTTTCTTTCTTTGCAGACTTTTCTTTCTTGTCTTTCTTCTCGGACTTGCCTGTCGTCTCGGGCTTGTCTTTCGTCTCGGAGCTGTCATTCTTATCAGACTTCTGAGCAGAATCCGACTTATGCTTCTTCTTAGACTTCTTATCGGAACTATCGCCGGACTGACTTGCACTTGTCTGTGCAGTCGGCGCAGCAGGCTCATCTTTAGCATAAACAGCGAGCGGTTGCAGACAACTGCCCAGCGTCGCAACCGTCAAGACATAACTTAAAGCCCTCGCGATCAAACGATTGCTGCTTAGTTCATTTGAAGTCATCTAGCCCTCAGCACTATTTTTCTTCCACACCACTCATTAATGCCACATTATCCACCCTATCGCTTGCTTTTGGCTCGAAAAGCGATAGTTGCATCACTTCATCCATGGGAATATTGCGGAATTTCGGTCCATCGAGAATTTTTGCAGCGGCGCCCTTCTTCTCCATCTGACCCATCAGATATTGAGCACGATCGATGACACTGGCAGGCAAACCAGCCATGCGAGCAACCTGCACTCCGTAGCTGCGGCTTGCCCCACCCGGTACGACCGATCGAATGAATTCAACGTGTCCATCCAGCTCACGCACAAGTACCTGATAGTTCTCAATCTGCGGAAAGAAACTCGCCAACCCGTTTAGCTCATGATAATGCGTGGCGAAAATAGTGCGTGCCCGCACGTCGCGAGCAAGATATTCAGCCACTGACCAGGCGATCGCGACACCATCATATGTGCTCGTACCACGCCCGACTTCGTCCAACAAGATGAGCGAACGCGGCGTTGCAGAGAGGCAGCACTGCGTCGTCTCAGCCATTTCTACAAGGAATGTCGACTGGCCCTGAGTCAAATCATCCACCGCACCGATGCGAGTGAAGATACGATCGACGACTCCCACGTGCGCTGATTCAGCAGGCACAAATGAGCCCATCTGCGAAAGAATGACAATGTGCGCAACCTGGCGCAGCAAGCTCGATTTACCGGACATATTAGGCCCGGTGAGAATGATCAATTGATGATCTTCGCTGTCGCCCTCGAGACGCGTGTCGTTAGCGACATACTTACCCATCGGCAGAATCTTTTCGAGCACAGGGTGACGCCCTTGCTTGATATCGAGCGTAAGCGAATCGTCCACGGTAGGTCGCACGTACTTGCGCTCAACGGCCACTTGCGCCAGTGAAAGAAGCGCATCAAGACTGGCCAGGCGAGTTGCGTAGTGCAGCAATTCCTGCCCGTATTGCACGAGACTTTGCCTGAATTCCAAGAACAGCTTGTATTCAACATCATTCTGATTTTTCTCGGCATTGAGAATCTTCGCTTCATACTCTTTCAGCTCGGGCGTTATGAAACGCTCGGCATTAGTCAGAGTCTGCTTGCGAATGTAATCAGCAGGAGCGTTCTGTTTGTTGGAATTGGTGATTTCAATGAAATAGCCGAAGTTGCGGTTGAAGTTCACCTTCAAACTCTTGATGCCGGTGCGTTCCTGCTCCTGGCGCTGGAAGTCTTCAATCCACTGTTTGCCACCACCCAGCAAGGCGCGAATTTCATCGATTTCCGCATTGTAACCATCAGCAAATATACCGCCTTCAGTCAGTTCGCGCGGAGGTTCAGGCGCAATGGCACGTGAAATGAGACCAGCCAGCTCAGTCAGTTTGGCCGGCACCGCCTGCAGTGAGCTCAAATATGGATTGGATGAATCTTTGACAGCCTTGCTGATTGGCTCGAGCGCGTCGATTGAACACTGAATTGCCATCAAATCGCGCGGGCAGACCGTAGCGGATGTGAGCTTGACCGAAAGACGCTCCACATCAGACAACCTGGCGAGAGCATTACCTATTTCGTCACGTTGCTGGGCATTGCGCGAAAGTTCGGCAACGGCATCTTGACGTTCCCAGATGGCGGGCACCGAGTAAAGCGGTTTAAGCAGCCATTTGCGCAACATACGACTGCCCATGCCGGATCGGGTCTGGTCGAGAGTCCACAGCAAACTGCCGTCAAATCCACGATCTCGCGAAGTCTCAGTCAATTCCAAATTTCGCCTGGTATTGCTGTCGAGAGTCAGATGTCCATCTGTCGTATAGGCAGAAATACCGGCGAATTTAGGCATCTCGGCCGCTTGTGTCTTTTCGAGATACTCAAGCGCGGCACCGGCGGCACTGACAGCAAGAGGCAGAGATTGACAGCCAAAGCCCTCCAGCGTGGCAACTCCGAATGTCTGCAAAATACGTCTTTGCGCAGGCTCGAACTGAAAGAACATGCCTGGACGCCCGGTGAATCGATACGAAGAAGCAAGCAGAGACTGAGGAACTTCCAGCACTTCACGCGGCATCACTTCATTTGGACCAGGCTTGACCATTTTCTTGGCCACCAAAATTTCCTTTGGTTCCAGGCGTCCAACTTCTAAAATCAATTGCTCTTCGCTCAGCTGTGTGACGAAGAACTCACCGCAGGAAGCGTCAACACAAGCCAATCCCCACAAATCGCCGCCCTTGACGAGGGAGAGCAAATAGTTGTTCTCGCGCTGCGGCAGCAAATGCGACTCCAGCACCGTCCCTGGTGTCAATATTCGAGTCACCTGGCGCTCGACAGGACCTTTCTCCGCCCCGACAATTCCTACCTGCTCACAGATAGCTACCGAATAACCCTTTGCAACCAGGCGCCCCAGGTACAGATCGGCAGCTCTGGCAGGAACACCCGCCATTGGCATTCGGCCATTGGGATAGCTCGGTTCAGGACGACTGGTCAGAGTAATGTCGAGTTCGCGAGAGGCGACGTGCGCATCGGCATCGAACATCTCATAGAAATCGCCTACTCTGAAAAATAAAAGCGCATCGGTATTCTGCGACTTAATATCCCAATACTGACGCATTAATGGCGAAAGCTGCGCGCTGGCTGCAGGCTCGTCTGGCACGTTGCTATCCTCTACTTGAAACTTCTTAGCGCCCCGCTGCTTCAGGCAAGACAGACTCGGACACAAGGCTCAATATTACAGTCTGAAACGCGGCTTCGATAATAAGCTTCTGGTAATATGAAAGGTTCAGGCATATCGATGAGGCATATCAAAAACATTGATGATTAAAGATGGCTCAGGCATTTATTTACGGCGACAAATGATGAATAAACAAACTTTCCGTGCGGCCACATTGACGGTGGCGATGATTGCAGCAGCGACAGGTGTAGCTCCACTCTATGCCGCACCCGCACCAGCAGCGAAACCAGCTCCGGCGAAACCCGCAGAAAAGACTCCCGAGAAAGCCGCCGACAAAACCACGAAACCGGCTCCGGAGCCAGTCATTGAAAATGTCGTGACCGTGACTGCCGAGCAACTCGTTGACAAGCCTCACGATTATCTGAACAAGAACGTCAAATTCGTCGCCAACTTTTTTGCCTTCAGCAGTCTGGCACTTGATTACAAGCCTGCGTTGAGACCGGCAAAAACACACTTGTCATTCCTGATTTTGAAAGACGGTTCACACATTCCGCTATCAGAATTGAAATTGGCGATGCCTATTCCGAAAGAAAAAGACGCCGAAAACACCCTTCTCGCCAAACTGAAAGATGGCGACCAGCTTGAGATCACAGGCAAAGAGTTCAGCACTGCGCTCGACGAACCCTGGGTCGACGTGCTTCGCCTGAAACTGCTGAAAGCAGCGCCAGACGACAAGAAGATCGCGGAAGAAAAAGAGAAAGATAAGGACAAAGACAAGAAAGCGGGCGATACCGAAGTCGAAATCAAAGGCAAAGACGTTAAGCCCTAGTTCGAAACCGACGCCTACGAATAGCAGAGCAAGGCCTTACAATATGTGAGGACACGCAGCGAACAAGTTGTTTCAGGAGAATGTACATGTCAGATATCCAGCAAATCCAGCAGCTTCTAACTTCGCTGAATGGCAAACACGGCATTCTAGGTTGCCTGCTGGTTGCCAAAGACGGCACGGTCGTCTCATCGTCGCTGCCTGCAGAAGTCGACGTGCATATGATTGGTGCTCTCAGTGCCACTCTGTTCTCCAACAATGACGTCTCGATCCAGCGTATGAATCGCGGCAATCTCGTCCAGATGACATTGCTCACCGATCAGGGAATCTTGCACTTCTACGAAGCAAACGGACATTTCCTCGTTGTCCTGACGGCCAAGGGTCAGCGTATCAATCTGGAAGGCTTGATTCGTTCAGTGGAAGAGCAGGGCAAGTCTCTTTCACGCATGGTCTAGAGCAGAGATCTAATTCCGCATCGATGCCGCACTGTCGCAGCTTGATCATCACTCATCAAGCATGAACCCGCACCTGCTGGGTATATTGTAAGTATGCACAGTGTCGAAGCATGTCACGCCGCGAGAACTGCAAATGCGTTCAGCCCTTCTGTTCAGGTCGATAACCACAGCAATTTGCATCTCTTTGATAGCGCAGTCGGCTCAAGCTGCCCGTTTCACAGACCTGAGCGGAATCTGGTCCGAAAAATACATCAACATGTTGTCGGATCAAGGTGTGATCGGCGCCGAGCCAGACGGCAAATTTTTGCCCAATCAGCCCGTTACGCGAGCTGTTTTTGCTTACTGGCTGGTCAAAGTCCTGGGTCTGGATACTCAACCGGTGTCAGGAAAGCCAAGCTTCGCTGATGTGAAAGTGACTGATTGGTGTTACAAGCCGATCGAAATCATTCGTCAGAACAACTACATATCAGGCTATGCAGATGGATTTCGGCCCAACCAGCTAATTCAAAGGGCAGATCTGATTTCGATCATCGCCCGCACCTTGAATGCACCGACACCAGATAAAGCGGCGATAGATAAAACTCTTTCGACGTATACAGACAAGAACAAAATTCCAGAATGGGCTAAGGTTGGTATCGCCCAGGCAACCATAGCGAAAATCATCGTTGGTCCCAATCCGAAAGTGATTGAAGCGACAAAGATTTGTACGCGAGGCGAAGCTGCCGGTCTTCTCTACCGCCTCAATCAATATGTAACACATCAGACTATTCAAGACACGACTGAGCAGGCACTGGCAGCGGCAGAAACGCCACAGCCAGCAGCTGGAGCGCCGCCGTCAAATGGAGTGCCGCCGACACAGACAGCAGCCGGCATGCCACCCCAGGTAGGCTACAGCGGCACTCCTCCTTATGGTGCTAATGGTTACGGCTATCCGCCCCAGCAGTTCCAGGCGAGAGTCAGTCAACAGGTAGCTGCCAGTCCACCACCCATCTATCCACCCCAGGCTCAACCACAGTATCTGCCACCGCCTCAATACCAGCCGCAATACCCACCTGCTGCGCCATACCAGACCGGCGCTTATGCACAGCCTGTGCCCGGGTATCCACCGCTGCAAGGTGGCTATGCCCAGCCAGCACCATATCCGCCACCAGGCGCACCGCTGCAAGGACGCGTCACAACGGTCGCTTCCGGCACACAGTTTCAGGCAACACTAAAAAATGGTCTCGACTCCGAAACAACTGTAGTTGGTGAACCGGTAGAGGCGACGCTCGCA
This window harbors:
- the mutS gene encoding DNA mismatch repair protein MutS, whose product is MPDEPAASAQLSPLMRQYWDIKSQNTDALLFFRVGDFYEMFDADAHVASRELDITLTSRPEPSYPNGRMPMAGVPARAADLYLGRLVAKGYSVAICEQVGIVGAEKGPVERQVTRILTPGTVLESHLLPQRENNYLLSLVKGGDLWGLACVDASCGEFFVTQLSEEQLILEVGRLEPKEILVAKKMVKPGPNEVMPREVLEVPQSLLASSYRFTGRPGMFFQFEPAQRRILQTFGVATLEGFGCQSLPLAVSAAGAALEYLEKTQAAEMPKFAGISAYTTDGHLTLDSNTRRNLELTETSRDRGFDGSLLWTLDQTRSGMGSRMLRKWLLKPLYSVPAIWERQDAVAELSRNAQQRDEIGNALARLSDVERLSVKLTSATVCPRDLMAIQCSIDALEPISKAVKDSSNPYLSSLQAVPAKLTELAGLISRAIAPEPPRELTEGGIFADGYNAEIDEIRALLGGGKQWIEDFQRQEQERTGIKSLKVNFNRNFGYFIEITNSNKQNAPADYIRKQTLTNAERFITPELKEYEAKILNAEKNQNDVEYKLFLEFRQSLVQYGQELLHYATRLASLDALLSLAQVAVERKYVRPTVDDSLTLDIKQGRHPVLEKILPMGKYVANDTRLEGDSEDHQLIILTGPNMSGKSSLLRQVAHIVILSQMGSFVPAESAHVGVVDRIFTRIGAVDDLTQGQSTFLVEMAETTQCCLSATPRSLILLDEVGRGTSTYDGVAIAWSVAEYLARDVRARTIFATHYHELNGLASFFPQIENYQVLVRELDGHVEFIRSVVPGGASRSYGVQVARMAGLPASVIDRAQYLMGQMEKKGAAAKILDGPKFRNIPMDEVMQLSLFEPKASDRVDNVALMSGVEEK
- a CDS encoding tetratricopeptide repeat protein produces the protein MTSNELSSNRLIARALSYVLTVATLGSCLQPLAVYAKDEPAAPTAQTSASQSGDSSDKKSKKKHKSDSAQKSDKNDSSETKDKPETTGKSEKKDKKEKSAKKEKSNKKKTAKHSKSAPSSTGLDQQTLSLINRGEWKAAAERLETIAAARTEIGKPESWLAFAYMFLGKCDPLKELAKKAGISDNPDAPRPDNIHAVEIKAYNEMCQQKLDLADKTLQNIPDTYANDPTVFFALAAVSGKQGKASNAIDYTRQCVDLAPDFAWGYRTIGFLEQRFIKDNKKADEAFARAFEIEPNLKEAAETLIDLRLSNNNFDGALDVAEKALQANPNEASNYYRIAQIFIQQWRLREALDELQSAISIDPNDPRFYRSRASIKRFQGDLSGAIADQTKAVEFGKDKAFELVELANMNLLAGNKTPAIANLQEAFKIDPKNLNTRDKLATLLMSEKRYEDLAALYKQEIAQNPKDAKLHLGYANTLALMDRLDEAVKEFVAASNLDPLDPEPHRSVGSLRIKQRDYSAAAEEFKKALSINPSVSDLVALGYCYALNHDYVEAETALVTSLALQQLTQANTPNAVPTRIQINRSLADLWLTEGRYSDSVVSFEAIYATTKNTSDGPMDNFALSEAKALRDRTASAADALISAYGALNDKQKADNKNAVVATLLKLEKVQNALAIAGDSETDDPNLNLSLAKAARLSKDYSKAEAIASRVVASSKVTAEQKSAAQEELAQIALAQGNIDKADELARKAVESFSKNYEAYETIGRVFMKKNDYKGAIDSALTASKRNPYYANALILLGDAQLASGNTKEASATYRKASELYPGLLEAHKSLLQTLVKLSMKEEARKEEEQIAQMEKQH